The Intrasporangium calvum DSM 43043 sequence ACCGAGGCCCGGACGTTCTCGGCGACCTCACGCTGGACGAGCGCGTCGAAGCAGAGCTTGGCGAGCTGCGCCGTCAGTCCCTGGACCAGCCCGAGGGCGACGAGGGTCCACACGCCGTACCAGACGGCCGTCGCGATGCAGACGAGGGTCGCGGCGAGGACCGAGACCATGGCCACCCGCTCCGGACGGTGATCGCGCAGGGAGTTGCCGAGCAGGCTGCCGAGCGCGTTGCCGACTCCGATCGCGCCGACGGTGAGCCCGAGCACGAGCTCGCCCCGCATCCCGCTGATCGGGTGCTCCTTGGCGAGGAACGCCATGAACATGATGAGGAAGCCGGTGAGCAATCGCGTCCCGCCCGTGGACCACATCGCGTGCCGCACCGGCCAGGGGATGGCGTGCAGCCGCCGGAGGAACCGCCCGAGGACGCCGGCTGAGTCGACCTCGAGCGCCGAGTCCTCTGGCCCGGGCGGGGAGCCGGCCGGATGCCGCTGGGCTCGCTCCCGCTGCGCCCCCGGGTGGTCCACCGGCTGGGTGTTGCCGACGGAGACCTCGCCCACGGCGCTGTCCACGTCGTCGGGCAGCCGGATCGACTGGACCGTCCCGATGACGAAGAGGACGAAGCCGACCCGCAGTGCCCACTCAGGTCCGAACCACAGGGCCGCTGCGGCCAGCCCGCCCCCGACCAGGGCACCGATGACACCGGCGATGGCGACCCGGGAGTTCGCCTTGACGAGCGAGATCCCGGCGGGCAGCAGCCGGGGCACCGCAGCGGAGCGGCTGATGTTGTAGGCCTTCGACGCGACGAGGAACCCGAGCGCCGCGGGGTAGAGCCAGCTGGAGTCGTTGGAGATCGCCTCGGCCAGGACCCAGCAGAGGAACGCCCGGCTCGCCATCGTCGTGCCGATGGCCCAGCGTCTGCCGTGGCTGAACCGGTCGAGAAGCGGTCCGATCAGCGGGGCGACCAGGGTGTACGGGACCATCGCCAGGACGAGGAAGAGGGCGACCTGGCTGCGGACCTCGGCGGTCTGCGGGTTGAAGAACAGCGTCCCTGCCAACGCCAGCATCATCGCCGCGTCGCCGGCCGTGTGGCTCGCGTGGAGCTCCGTCACCCGAGCCAGGCCGGTCTCGCCCGCCCCGCCGGAATGCGTGAACGCGTGGAACCTCGCCGTGGCATAGCGCGAGGTGGCAGCCGTCGCGCGGGCACTGGCGACGGCCGCCCTGCCGACCCCTCGCCCGGCTGCTCTCGTCGCGTTGAGCGCCGTCGTGCGGGCGCGCTGGCGGTGGTCCGCGGCGTGTCCCCCCGCTGGCACGTCACGGCGTCCGTGCTGCCGGCCGTCGCTGGGGGTGGTCACCCTGCCATCTTGCCCGCTCGGGGCGGCTCCTCGTGCGACACACTCGTGTCCTCGGGCGACATGAGGAGTCATGAGCATTCACGAGATGGGACCGCCGGGACGCGAGCAACGGTTTGCGCGGCTGTTCGACCATGCCTACGCCCCGGTGTTGCGCTTCGTCGAACGTCGCGTCCACCCCAGCCACGCCGAGGACCTCGTCGCCGACGTCTTCCTCGTCGCGTGGCGCCGCCTCGACGAGCTGCCGGCTGACCTGGACGACGCCCGGGCCTGGCTCTTCGGCGTCGCTCGGCGAACCCTGATGGCCGGGGCCCGGGGACAACAACGACAGCAGGCGCTCGCCGTCCGGATCGCCGAGAACTCGTTCGGGCAGCACGTCGCCGAGCTCGACGTGGACTTCGTGGCCCGGCGGCTGGACGTCGCACAGGCGTGGAAGCGGCTCTCCGCCCTGCACCAGGAGGCCCTCGCGCTGACGGTGTGGGACGGGCTCGATGCGCCACGGGCCGCACAGGTCCTCGGCATCTCCCCGGTGGCGTACCGGCTGCGCCTCAGCCGGGCCCGCAGGGCCCTCCGGGCCCATCTCCAGTCCCTGCCTCACCCCACCGCAGCACCTGCGGCCGAGGCCGCCACCCCGAGGAGCACCTCATGAAGAGCACGAACACGCATGACCTGATCGACCGGGTGCTGCGCGACCTGGACGCAGCCGGACCTGCCGTTGACGACGTCCGGGCGGACGAGCGCGCCCGGTCCCTGTTCGCGAGGGTCGTCGCCAGCCCGCCGGATGCCGGGGCACCGGGTGGCCGGGGGGCGCCGGGAGCGGCCGGAGCATCCGGTGCGGCGGAAGGGGAAGGGCTCCGGCGAGGACTCACGCCGCTGGGGGTGCGTCGCTCCGCCGGTGCGAGACGTCTCGTCGCGGTCGGCGTGGTCGCGGGCGTCCTCGGAGCCGGATCGGTGCTCGCGCCTCAGCTCTTCGGGGCGAGCGAGGCGCTGGCCTGGTCCGCGAAGCCGCAGCGTCTCACGGCCGAGGCGGCCGCGGCAGCCGAGGCGGCCTGCGACGAGTGGGTCCGCGACGACATCCGCGGTCTGGACGGGGTTGACCTGTCCGGCGTGCGTCCGGTCGTCACCGAGGCCAGGGGCTCCCTCATCCTCGTCTACGAGACCGACGCACGCCCGGCGCCGAGCGACATCACGTGCTACGTCAAAGGCGATCGGGTCATCGCCTCCGGGGGGAGCGTGGCGACCACGACGTCACCGCCGCTGCCGCCCGTCCCCGCGGACTCCCTGCAGGGGAACCTCGGGGCGGTCTTCAGCACGTCCGGTGGAAGCATCCGTGGCGTCACCGGCCGAGTCGGCTCCGACGTCGTCGGCGTCGTCCTCGACTCGGTGGCCAAGGGCCCGGTGACGGCCACGGTGCGGGACGGGCACTTCGGCGCCTGGTGGCCGGACGCGCCCACGACGGAGCAGAAGGAGAACGCCGCCGGCCCCGAGATCACCGGGGCGACGGTCACCCTGCGGGACGGGAGCACCCGCCCGGTCTCGGTCGAGGAGCTGAGCGGTCGGACCACCGAGGAGCTGCGCACCGCAGACACGGGGGGCTCCGCCGCCTCCGGCTGACGTGACCCCGATCTGGGTGCCCTCGGTCCTGGCGGCCCGGGGGCACCCAGCGCTCACCGGTGCACCGGGGTCAGAAGTACCAGGGGAACGGGGCCCAGTCGGGGTCCCGCTTCTCGAGGAACTGGTCGCGGCCTTCGACGGCCTCGTCCGTCATGTAGGCCAACCGCGTCGCCTCACCCGCGAAGACCTGCTGGCCCATCAACCCGTCGTCGGTGAGGTTGAACGCGAACTTCAGCATGCGTTGGGCCTGGGGGCTCTTGCCCATGATCTCGGAGGCGGCCTGCAGGGCCTCCTTCTCGAGGTCCATGTGGTCGGCGACGATGTTGACCGCGCCCATGCGGTGCATGTCCTCGGCGGTGTAGGTCCGGCCGAGGTGGAAGATCTCCCGGGCGAACTTCTGGCCCACCGACTTGGCGAGGTAGGCCGAGCCGTAGCCACCGTCGAACGAGCCGACGTCGGCGTCGGTCTGCTTGAACCTCGCGTGCTCGCGCGACGCGATCGTCAGGTCGCAGATGACGTGGAGCGAGTGGCCGCCGCCGGCGGCCCACCCGTTCACGACGGCGATGACGATCTTCGGCATGGTCCGGATGAGGCGCTGGACCTCGAGGATGTGCAGCCGCCCACCCTGCGCCTTGACCCGCGCGTCGTCGACGGTGTCCGCGGTCTCGCCCGCGGCGTACTGGTAGCCCGAACGGCCCCGGATCCGCTGGTCACCGCCGGAGCAGAAGGCCCACTTGCCGTCCTTGGGCGAGGGCCCGTTGCCGGTGATGAGGACGACGCCGACGTCGGGTGTCATCCGGGCGTGGTCGAGAGCCCGGTAGAGCTCGTCGACGGTGTGCGGGCGGAAGGCGTTGAGCACCTCCGGCCGGTCGAAGGCGACCCGCACGACACCTGACTCGGGGCGGGGTCGCCCCTCGACGTGGCGACGCCGGTGGTAGGTGATGTCGGTGAAGTCGAAGCCGGGCACGACGTCCCACTCGCCCGGGTCGAAGATCTCGCTGCTCACGGGCCCGACCCTAGCGGGCGGCTAGGGTCGGCCCATGCCCATCCCGCCCTACGTCGCCCACCTGCGCACCATGGTCGGACAGGACCTGCTCTGGCTGCCCGGTGCCACCGCCGTGGTGCTCCGTGCGGCGATGGATGACGGCGCTGACGAGGTGCTCCTCGTCCGGCGGACGGACAACGGGGAGTGGACTCCGGTCACCGGCATCGTCGACCCGGGGGAGGACCCGCATGTGACGGCGGCGCGTGAAGCCCTCGAGGAGGCGTCCGTCGTGGTCGAGGTGGAGCGACTCGTCTGGGTGTCGGCCGGCCCTCCCGTCGTCCATCACAACGGCGACGTGGCGCAGTACCTCGACCACACGTTCCGGTGCCACTGGGTCTCCGGAGAGCCCCGCCCGGGCGACGACGAGGCGAGCGAGGCTCGGTGGCACCGGCTCGACGCCCTGCCGTCGATGCGCCGACACTTTCTCGACCGGATCGCCTGCGCGGTCGAGAACCCGCGTGACGTGCGGCTCGGGGGCTGGGTCGACGCGTCACGAGACGTGCCGTAGGTCGAGCTCGAGGTCCCGCACCCGAGCCGCCTCGCGCGCGACGGTCTGCGCCTCGGCGGCCGTGGCAGCGTCTCGGAGAGAGCAGATCTCGCGCCTCGTGCGCGAGGTGAGCAGGTCCGCGCGCGCGAGCACCTCGAGATCCATGGCGCCGAGGGGTCGCCGCACCCACGGTGGCTGCGGGATGCCGAGCATCCGACTGACGGCGTGAGCTCGCGACGCGGGGAACGAGGAGAGGCCGAGGCGGGAGGTGAGCTCCTTCTGGGTGAGCGGGCCGACCGGTGGCTTGAGCCCGTTGGCCCGGATCAGGGTCCAGCCGATGGCTGCCGCGGTGTGGGCCGGGTCGACCGAGGGGCCGTTCCGGAACAGCTGCGGTCCCACCGCGGTGAGGGCGCGACGGAAGGCGGTGCGCAGCTCCGCGTCGAAGAACGCGTCGGCGATCCCGTCCAGGTGTGCGACGGCCCTGCGGAACCGGGCGACCACGTCTCCGTCGCCGACCGCGAGCTCCGGCAGCTCGAACTCCTCATCAGGCAGCGGTTCGGTCGTCAGGGCGGTGAGAACGTCCGACCCCCCGACGACGTGCTCCAGCCAACGGACCGTGTCGACCCAGGGTCGAGGCTCCGGAGCCGGCTGCGGCTCCTCTCGCCACGCTCGCCGCGACCGGTCCACCCTGGGGTCGTTCCGCCACGGCGAGTCCTGCAGCGGCTCCTGCCAGGTGTCGACGACGCGCCCGTCCACGAGGACCACGTAGGCGACGGTCCGCTCGGGGCCCGCCCCGTACTCCATCAGCCAGTGGGCCGGTACCGGCTCGTGCTCCTCGTAGGGCTCAGACCGCCAGGGGTCGTCCATCCAGCTCGAGCTCTCCATGGGGTGTCCTTCTCGTCGTGTCGGGTGGTGCCACGACGGTCCCGCTGCGCGCCCCCGCCCGGCCAGGGGCGTCGACCGGCCTGTGGAGGACGGGGGCGTGACGCAGGGGGTGTGGACAACGTGTCGGCGGGCGACGACGCATCGGCCAAGATGAGACGACCCATGACAGCGAGCAACGGAGGCTCCATGCCCACGCAGACGTCCACCATCACCCCGCCGGACGAGCAGGTCCGCGCGGTGGCCCTCGAGCGGCTCGACGGCCTGGCCAAGCCACTCGGGGCGCTCGGACGGCTGGAGGAGGTCGGGGCCTGGCTCGCGGCCTGCCAGGGCGTGTGCCCGCCGGAGCCGGTCGAGCGGGTCCGGGCGGTCGTCCTCGCGGGCGACCACGGTGTCACCCGAGCCGGGGTCTCTGCCTCCCCCAGCGAGGTGACCGCCGCGATGGTCCACGCCTTCGTGGCGGGCGTCGCCGGCGTCAGTGTCCTGGCCCGACAGCACGGCGCCACGGTCCGCGTCCTCGACATCGGCGTGGACGCCGACCTCTCCAGCGCGCCGGCCGACGTCACGGCGCACAAGCTGACCCGCTCGTCCGGGTCGATCGATGTGACGGACGCGATCAGCCGGGACCTGGCCGTGCGGGCCATCGCGGTGGGCGCCGAGATCGCCGACGCCGAGGTCGACGCCGGCGCGCAGCTGCTCGTCCTCGGCGACATGGGCATCGGCAACACCACCCCCTCCGCCGCGCTCATCGCCGCGAGCCTCGGGCTCGACGCAGCGGCGGTCATCGGCCGAGGGACCGGCATCGACGAGGCGGCGCACGACCGCAAGCTCGACGTCCTGGCCCGCGCCCTCGCCCGCGCCTGCGACGACGACCGTCGCATCGAGGACCCCGTGCAGCGCCTTGCCGCGCTCGGCTCGGCCGACCTCGCGGTGGGGACCGGCTTCCTCGTCCAGGCGGCCCGGCGCGGCGTGCCCGTCCTGCTCGACGGCGTCATCGCCTGCGCGGAGGCGCTCGTCGCAGCGGGCCTCGCCCCCGGCGCGGAGGCCTGGTTCCTCGCGGGGCACCGATCCACCGAGCCGGCCCAGGCGCACGCGCTCGCGGCGCTGGGCCTGGAGCCGCTGATCGACCTCGGGATGCGTCTGGGAGAGGGGTCAGGAGCGATGACCGCCGTCCCGCTCGTGCAGTCCGCGGCTCTCCTGGTCCGGGAGATGGCGCTGCTCAGCGACCTCGTCGGGCCCTGAGCACAGCAGGGCGCCAGGGCGCCACGCCCACCGTCGTCCCGTCCGGTCGCCCCCTCGGTCATGATGAGGGGGTGACCGACCTCCCCCCTGCCGCCGCCCTGCTCGAGGGCGCGCACGTCGTCTCGATCCCCATGCGCGTGCGCTTCCGTGGTGTCGAGGTGCGGGAGGCGCTGCTCTTCGAAGGGCCTTCCGGCTGGGGCGAGTTCTCGCCCTTCCCTGAGTACGCCGACGAGGAGTCGGCCCGTTGGCTCGCAGCCGGGATCGAGGAGGCGTATGCCGCTCGCCCGACTCCCGTGCGCGAGGTCGTCCCGGTCAACGCGACGGTGCCGGCCGTGCCGCCGGACCGGGTGCCGGAGGTCCTCGCCAGGTTCGACGGGTGCACCACCGCCAAGGTCAAGGTCGCCGAGGCGGGCCAGTCCGTCGACGACGACCTGGACCGCATCGCCGCCGTCCGGGAGATCATGGGGCGACGGGCGCAGATCCGGATCGACGCCAACGGAGGGTGGGACGTCGAGACGGCCACGGAGGCACTGAGGAGGTCAGCGGCATACGACATCGAGTACGCCGAGCAGCCCTGTGCCACCGTCGACGAGCTCGCCGCACTGCGAAAGCAGCTGGCCCGCAACG is a genomic window containing:
- a CDS encoding MFS transporter; translation: MTTPSDGRQHGRRDVPAGGHAADHRQRARTTALNATRAAGRGVGRAAVASARATAATSRYATARFHAFTHSGGAGETGLARVTELHASHTAGDAAMMLALAGTLFFNPQTAEVRSQVALFLVLAMVPYTLVAPLIGPLLDRFSHGRRWAIGTTMASRAFLCWVLAEAISNDSSWLYPAALGFLVASKAYNISRSAAVPRLLPAGISLVKANSRVAIAGVIGALVGGGLAAAALWFGPEWALRVGFVLFVIGTVQSIRLPDDVDSAVGEVSVGNTQPVDHPGAQRERAQRHPAGSPPGPEDSALEVDSAGVLGRFLRRLHAIPWPVRHAMWSTGGTRLLTGFLIMFMAFLAKEHPISGMRGELVLGLTVGAIGVGNALGSLLGNSLRDHRPERVAMVSVLAATLVCIATAVWYGVWTLVALGLVQGLTAQLAKLCFDALVQREVAENVRASVFAWSETMLQMLWVLGSGLGILLPLNPYVGFPVCAAMLVWTVLMAARQRTTGAGRARGVGRAGRPSVSRTRPAR
- a CDS encoding RNA polymerase sigma factor codes for the protein MSIHEMGPPGREQRFARLFDHAYAPVLRFVERRVHPSHAEDLVADVFLVAWRRLDELPADLDDARAWLFGVARRTLMAGARGQQRQQALAVRIAENSFGQHVAELDVDFVARRLDVAQAWKRLSALHQEALALTVWDGLDAPRAAQVLGISPVAYRLRLSRARRALRAHLQSLPHPTAAPAAEAATPRSTS
- a CDS encoding 1,4-dihydroxy-2-naphthoyl-CoA synthase, which gives rise to MSSEIFDPGEWDVVPGFDFTDITYHRRRHVEGRPRPESGVVRVAFDRPEVLNAFRPHTVDELYRALDHARMTPDVGVVLITGNGPSPKDGKWAFCSGGDQRIRGRSGYQYAAGETADTVDDARVKAQGGRLHILEVQRLIRTMPKIVIAVVNGWAAGGGHSLHVICDLTIASREHARFKQTDADVGSFDGGYGSAYLAKSVGQKFAREIFHLGRTYTAEDMHRMGAVNIVADHMDLEKEALQAASEIMGKSPQAQRMLKFAFNLTDDGLMGQQVFAGEATRLAYMTDEAVEGRDQFLEKRDPDWAPFPWYF
- a CDS encoding NUDIX hydrolase → MPIPPYVAHLRTMVGQDLLWLPGATAVVLRAAMDDGADEVLLVRRTDNGEWTPVTGIVDPGEDPHVTAAREALEEASVVVEVERLVWVSAGPPVVHHNGDVAQYLDHTFRCHWVSGEPRPGDDEASEARWHRLDALPSMRRHFLDRIACAVENPRDVRLGGWVDASRDVP
- the cobT gene encoding nicotinate-nucleotide--dimethylbenzimidazole phosphoribosyltransferase, translated to MPTQTSTITPPDEQVRAVALERLDGLAKPLGALGRLEEVGAWLAACQGVCPPEPVERVRAVVLAGDHGVTRAGVSASPSEVTAAMVHAFVAGVAGVSVLARQHGATVRVLDIGVDADLSSAPADVTAHKLTRSSGSIDVTDAISRDLAVRAIAVGAEIADAEVDAGAQLLVLGDMGIGNTTPSAALIAASLGLDAAAVIGRGTGIDEAAHDRKLDVLARALARACDDDRRIEDPVQRLAALGSADLAVGTGFLVQAARRGVPVLLDGVIACAEALVAAGLAPGAEAWFLAGHRSTEPAQAHALAALGLEPLIDLGMRLGEGSGAMTAVPLVQSAALLVREMALLSDLVGP
- a CDS encoding o-succinylbenzoate synthase encodes the protein MTDLPPAAALLEGAHVVSIPMRVRFRGVEVREALLFEGPSGWGEFSPFPEYADEESARWLAAGIEEAYAARPTPVREVVPVNATVPAVPPDRVPEVLARFDGCTTAKVKVAEAGQSVDDDLDRIAAVREIMGRRAQIRIDANGGWDVETATEALRRSAAYDIEYAEQPCATVDELAALRKQLARNGIDVLVAADESIRKAADPLLVARKKAADLIVVKVAPLGGVAAALDIVDACGLPAVVSSALDTSVGISAGVALAAALPHLDHACGLGTVGLFTTDVAAEPMRPRQGTLAPRRVTPDPDLLAVLAAPPDRQKWWLDRLARCHPLLQRAGGPR